One window from the genome of Lasioglossum baleicum chromosome 9, iyLasBale1, whole genome shotgun sequence encodes:
- the LOC143212472 gene encoding uncharacterized protein LOC143212472: MHQRTQDAFCYVRKYGRPDLFITFTTNPRWGEIVRELLPGQGPQDRHDVVSRVFNLKLKVLINLLTKNQLFGAASCYMYSVEWQKRGLPHAHILLWLREKIRPAQIDDVIRAEFPDPAQDPELYSVVKNHMVHGPCGYLNLLSPCMREGRCSKKYPRAFVRETITGDDGYPTYKRRSPAQGGFTATLRYGGRDIIVDNSWVVPYSPVLSRTLKAHINVEFCSSVQSIKYICKYVNKGSDQVTFGVRNNRDEITTYQSGRYISTYEAVWRILSFHIHERFPPVIRLDIHLENGQRVYFQPENLQERLENPKNTTLLAFFKLCTKDAFASTLLYEEVPSYYTFNRQRGEFCRRKQGTPVEGHPGVKKEHVIGRVFTIHPNNTKCFHLRMLLCNIRGPTSFASLKTINGVVQPTYQAACRSLGLLEDDEQWHQTLTEAAVSDSPRKLRKLFAIILIFCSPSDPLELWHQFKRSLCEDVFRDWRRRSIDTSSHDVEEQCYDRGLALLEEAVQSNGGQPLSHYSMPSPQNLSIEPNLQYYREANHDPVELASDLTRENQLTVDQKTIFNFVCDSVDNSRGKIIFLDAPGGTGKSFLIRVLLAKVRSSGKIALAVASSGIAATLLPGGRTAHSTFKIPIDLDRSETPICNISRNSDLAKVIQDCHLIVWDEAVDRTIRDIRSTNTVMGSITTLFSGDFRQILPVVYRGTRADEVNACLKQSTLWPAIEKVTLTTNMRVQLGGSEESASFSSLLLRIGDGTIGSDDNVTLSPQLCNVVLTIEDLISRVYPDAANISNQSEQWLCNRAILTLTNDQATSINSAVLDMFEAEEMHYRSLNSTVTADESVQYPTEFLESIAVPGLPAHILKVKIGVPVMLMRNLNPPKLCNGTRLLIKALHRHVIHAMILTGSGKGEMVFIPRIPIIPTNFPFQFKRIQFPISVCFAMTINKAQGQTLQIAGIDLRSDCFSHGQFYVACSRVSSPSHLFICTSNRTVKNVVYQEALQ; encoded by the coding sequence ATGCACCAACGTACCCAGGACGCCTTCTGCTACGTGCGAAAATACGGGAGACCTGATCTATTTATTACTTTTACTACCAATCCACGGTGGGGTGAAATAGTAAGGGAACTTCTGCCAGGTCAAGGCCCCCAAGATCGACATGATGTAGTATCTCGGGTCTTTAACCTGAAACTCAAAGTCCTGATTAATTTACTAACAAAAAATCAGTTATTTGGAGCTGCTTCCTGCTACATGTACTCGGTTGAGTGGCAGAAGAGAGGCCTCCCCCATGCCCACATTCTTCTCTGGCTGAGAGAAAAGATCAGGCCAGCTCAGATCGATGACGTGATCCGAGCTGAGTTTCCCGACCCTGCACAGGACCCAGAACTCTACAGTGTTGTTAAAAACCACATGGTTCATGGGCCCTGTGGTTATCTCAACTTGCTGTCACCGTGTATGAGAGAAGGTCGGTGTAGCAAGAAGTACCCCAGAGCATTCGTGAGGGAAACCATCACTGGAGATGATGGCTATCCTACCTACAAGCGAAGGTCTCCCGCTCAGGGCGGGTTTACTGCGACACTTAGGTACGGTGGCCGTGATATTATCGTAGACAATTCCTGGGTAGTTCCTTATTCCCCTGTCCTTTCGAGAACTTTAAAAGcccatattaatgtagagttttGTAGCAGCGTCCAGTCCATAAAATACATTTGCAAATATGTGAACAAAGGTAGTGACCAGGTTACCTTTGGTGTTAGGAACAATAGGGACGAGATCACGACTTATCAGAGCGGAAGATACATTAGCACCTACGAGGCTGTGTGGCGTATTCTCTCATTTCACATCCACGAGAGATTTCCTCCAGTGATCCGCTTGGATATTCACTTGGAGAATGGCCAGAGGGTTTACTTCCAGCCTGAAAACCTTCAGGAAAGGCTGGAAAACCCTAAAAACACCACATTGCTGGCCTTCTTTAAGTTGTGTACAAAGGACGCCTTTGCCAGTACACTCCTGTACGAGGAAGTTCCTTCGTACTACACTTTCAACCGACAAAGAGGAGAGTTCTGTCGTAGAAAGCAGGGCACACCCGTGGAAGGACATCCAGGAGTAAAGAAAGAGCATGTTATTGGGCGAGTTTTCACCATCCACCCCAATAACACAAAGTGTTTCCACCTTAGGATGCTATTGTGCAATATCCGAGGCCCCACTTCATTCGCCAGCCTAAAGACAATTAATGGCGTGGTCCAGCCAACCTATCAGGCTGCCTGTCGAAGTCTAGGCCTGTTAGAGGATGATGAGCAATGGCATCAAACTCTGACAGAGGCAGCAGTCTCTGATAGCCCCAGAAAGCTGAGAAAACTGTTTGCCATCATTTTAATTTTCTGTAGTCCCTCAGACCCTCTTGAACTCTGGCACCAATTTAAAAGAAGTCTTTGTGAGGATGTGTTTAGGGACTGGCGAAGGAGGTCTATAGACACGTCTTCCCATGATGTTGAGGAACAGTGCTATGATAGGGGCTTAGCACTGTTAGAAGAGGCTGTCCAATCCAATGGAGGCCAGCCTCTCTCTCATTACTCCATGCCATCTCCTCAAAATTTAAGTATCGAACCAAACCTTCAATACTATAGAGAGGCCAACCACGACCCTGTAGAACTGGCAAGTGACCTGACCCGTGAAAACCAACTCACTGTCGACCagaaaacaatattcaattttgtttgTGATAGTGTAGATAATTCTCGCGGCAAAATAATTTTCCTGGATGCTCCAGGAGGTACCGGGAAATCATTTTTGATTCGTGTCCTCCTGGCTAAAGTTAGGAGTTCAGGAAAGATAGCGTTAGCTGTAGCATCCTCTGGGATTGCAGCTACTCTACTTCCTGGAGGTCGGACAGCCCACTCGACTTTTAAAATCCCTATAGACTTAGATAGGAGCGAGACCCCAATCTGTAATATCTCCAGAAACAGTGACCTGGCTAAGGTGATTCAAGACTGCCATCTAATTGTCTGGGACGAGGCTGTGGACCGCACTATTAGGGACATTAGATCTACGAATACTGTCATGGGAAGTATCACCACTTTGTTTTCTGGAGATTTCCGACAAATCTTGCCAGTCGTTTACCGAGGTACCCGCGCCGACGAAGTTAATGCATGTTTGAAACAGTCCACCCTTTGGCCTGCCATCGAAAAAGTAACTCTCACCACCAACATGAGAGTTCAACTTGGCGGCAGCGAGGAGAGTGCCAGCTTCTCTTCTCTCCTACTCAGAATAGGAGATGGCACTATCGGCAGCGATGACAATGTGACACTGTCACCCCAGCTCTGTAATGTTGTGTTAACAATTGAAGACCTGATCTCCCGAGTGTACCCTGATGCTGCTAACATATCTAATCAGTCTGAGCAGTGGCTCTGTAACAGAGCCATCCTAACACTAACGAATGATCAGGCCACCTCGATCAACTCGGCAGTGCTCGATATGTTTGAAGCTGAAGAAATGCACTACAGGTCTTTGAACAGTACAGTAACTGCAGATGAGTCTGTTCAATACCCTACAGAGTTCCTAGAGTCAATAGCTGTTCCCGGGCTTCCCGCTCATATTCTTAAAGTTAAAATTGGTGTCCCTGTAATGTTGATGAGGAACTTGAACCCCCCCAAGCTTTGTAACGGCACGAGATTGTTAATTAAGGCCCTTCACCGCCATGTCATTCATGCTATGATCCTGACAGGTAGTGGCAAGGGTGAAATGGTCTTTATTCCTAGGATCCCAATCATCCCAACCAACTTCCCCTTTCAATTTAAAAGAATTCAGTTTCCTATTAGCGTTTGCTTCGCAATGACCATTAATAAAGCTCAGGGACAGACGTTGCAGATTGCCGGGATAGATCTTAGGTCGGATTGTTTCTCTCACGGACAATTTTACGTCGCCTGTTCTCGAGTTAGCAGCCCTTCTCACCTATTCATTTGCACTTCCAATAGGACCGTCAAGAATGTCGTGTATCAAGAAGCATTGCAGTAG